From Bacillus solimangrovi, the proteins below share one genomic window:
- the rseP gene encoding RIP metalloprotease RseP, producing MNQILAFIIIFGVLVFVHELGHLIFAKRSGMLAREFAIGFGPKVFSFKRDETVYTIRLLPLGGFVRVAGEDPELVEVKPGYHVGLLFNHSNKVEKIIINNKSKYPDAKIVEVEHADFVHDLVVTGYEENEETLQTYSVDERAMLVADEQETQIAPYHRQFVSKTIGQRAMQIFAGPLMNFALAFVIFVVIAMAQGIPTNEAKLGQLTDDGAARQAGLLENDQINSIDGEQVSSWEEIVKIVQQHPDEPIEVHYERNGEENATTVTPKAQVRGDVTVGIIGVYPSVEKSFFGSLKYGVVETATVTKEIFTGLGLLVTGQLSFDQLSGPVGIYEYTGKAVENGIYIAMQWTALLSINLGIFNLLPLPALDGGRLTFIAIEALRGKPLDPQKEGMVHFIGFAFLMLLMIVVTWNDIQTFFLK from the coding sequence TTGAATCAAATATTAGCGTTTATTATAATTTTTGGAGTTCTAGTTTTTGTTCATGAGCTCGGGCACTTAATCTTTGCAAAACGATCTGGAATGTTAGCTCGTGAGTTTGCTATTGGTTTCGGTCCAAAAGTATTTTCATTTAAAAGGGACGAAACAGTATATACAATTCGCTTACTTCCACTAGGTGGATTCGTTCGTGTTGCTGGTGAGGACCCTGAACTAGTCGAAGTGAAACCTGGCTATCACGTTGGGTTGTTATTTAATCATTCCAATAAAGTTGAGAAGATTATTATAAATAATAAATCTAAATATCCTGATGCTAAAATAGTTGAAGTTGAACATGCTGATTTTGTTCATGATTTAGTTGTTACTGGATATGAAGAAAACGAAGAAACATTACAAACATATTCTGTAGATGAACGAGCAATGTTAGTTGCAGATGAACAAGAAACACAAATTGCTCCTTATCATCGTCAGTTTGTATCAAAAACGATCGGTCAGCGTGCTATGCAAATTTTTGCAGGTCCTCTTATGAACTTTGCTTTGGCATTTGTAATTTTCGTAGTTATTGCAATGGCTCAAGGCATTCCGACAAATGAAGCGAAGTTAGGTCAACTTACAGATGATGGAGCTGCACGTCAAGCTGGCTTATTAGAAAATGATCAGATTAATTCGATTGATGGTGAACAAGTATCAAGCTGGGAAGAGATTGTAAAGATCGTTCAACAACATCCTGATGAGCCAATTGAAGTACATTACGAACGTAATGGAGAAGAAAATGCAACGACTGTAACACCTAAAGCCCAAGTTCGTGGAGATGTTACAGTTGGTATTATTGGAGTATATCCTTCAGTAGAAAAGTCTTTCTTTGGCTCATTGAAATACGGGGTTGTTGAAACTGCTACTGTAACGAAAGAAATATTTACAGGACTAGGTCTACTCGTCACAGGTCAATTATCATTTGATCAATTATCTGGTCCAGTCGGCATATACGAATATACTGGTAAGGCTGTTGAGAATGGTATATACATCGCTATGCAGTGGACGGCGTTGCTAAGTATTAACTTAGGGATCTTTAATTTATTGCCTCTGCCTGCTCTTGATGGTGGACGTCTCACATTTATTGCAATTGAGGCTTTACGTGGAAAACCACTCGATCCTCAAAAAGAAGGTATGGTACATTTCATTGGGTTTGCATTCCTTATGTTATTAATGATTGTAGTGACATGGAACGATATCCAAACGTTCTTTTTGAAGTAA
- the dxr gene encoding 1-deoxy-D-xylulose-5-phosphate reductoisomerase, producing MVKKISLLGATGSIGVQTLDVIRAHPTSFTLVAMSVGKNIDKALEYILEFKPLLVSVQEQHDAERLQREVPSEVKVLYGRKGLIEVASIDADVLVNAVLGSVGLEPTLAAIESGKQIALANKETLVTAGHIVMKKAKEKGVSILPVDSEHSAIFQCLNGESEKDISKLIITASGGSFRDRTRDQLNGVTVEEALNHPNWSMGAKITIDSATMMNKGLEVIEAHWLFDIPYDQIEVLLHKESIIHSMVEFTDTSVLAQLGLPDMRVPIQYALTYPTRLELPRAKRLNLLDIGTLNFGKADFERYRCLRFAYESGRQGGSMTTVLNAANEEAVSQFLNGKIEFLQIEVLIEEALQRHSFIKEPALEIIHEVDKETRQFVRSLIQI from the coding sequence GTGGTAAAGAAAATTAGTCTATTAGGTGCAACTGGTTCTATCGGTGTACAAACACTCGATGTGATTAGAGCTCATCCTACCTCTTTTACACTTGTTGCTATGTCTGTAGGGAAAAACATTGATAAGGCATTAGAATATATTTTGGAATTTAAGCCTCTTCTCGTATCTGTACAAGAACAACATGATGCAGAGCGATTACAACGGGAAGTCCCAAGTGAAGTGAAAGTTTTGTACGGGAGAAAAGGGCTGATCGAAGTTGCTAGCATTGACGCAGATGTGCTCGTAAATGCAGTGCTTGGAAGTGTAGGTTTAGAGCCAACATTAGCAGCGATTGAATCAGGTAAGCAAATTGCACTTGCAAATAAGGAGACACTCGTAACAGCTGGGCATATCGTAATGAAAAAGGCTAAGGAAAAGGGAGTTTCTATTCTACCGGTAGACAGTGAACATTCTGCAATTTTTCAGTGCCTAAATGGAGAATCCGAAAAAGATATTTCCAAGCTTATTATTACAGCTTCAGGTGGGAGTTTTCGAGATCGAACACGTGATCAACTAAACGGCGTAACTGTTGAAGAGGCATTAAACCATCCTAATTGGTCTATGGGTGCTAAGATTACTATCGATTCTGCTACGATGATGAACAAGGGGCTTGAAGTAATTGAAGCACATTGGTTATTTGATATTCCATATGATCAAATTGAGGTACTACTGCATAAAGAAAGTATAATTCATTCAATGGTTGAATTTACTGATACGAGTGTTCTTGCACAGTTAGGACTACCTGATATGAGAGTGCCAATTCAATATGCGCTAACTTATCCTACAAGACTTGAACTTCCACGTGCAAAAAGGTTAAACTTATTAGATATAGGTACATTGAATTTTGGAAAGGCAGACTTTGAGCGGTATAGATGTCTCCGTTTTGCATATGAATCAGGTAGACAAGGTGGTAGTATGACAACCGTGTTAAATGCTGCAAATGAAGAGGCTGTTAGTCAATTTTTAAATGGTAAAATAGAGTTTTTACAAATAGAGGTTTTAATTGAAGAAGCTCTCCAAAGACATTCATTCATTAAAGAGCCGGCTTTGGAAATTATCCACGAAGTTGACAAAGAGACACGTCAATTTGTTCGTTCCCTTATTCAAATCTAG
- a CDS encoding proline--tRNA ligase: MKQSQMLIPTLRDVPADAEIKSHQLLIRAGYIRKNASGIYSFLPLGRKVLQKVEAIVREEMNKIGANEMLMPVLQDAELWRESGRWDKFGPQLMRLNDRHDREFALGATHEEVITSIIRDDVNSYKRLPLALYQIQTKYRDEKRPRFGLLRGREFTMKDAYSFHATKESLDEMYEKMYTAYSNVFERCGLNFRPVIADSGAMGGKDTHEFMALSDVGEDTIAYSDISSFAANIEMAPVLDTYEKSTEEAEEMKKIATPDAKTISDVAKHLGIAEENCMKSLLFKVDERFVLVIVRGDHELNEIKFKHLLEAEAVTMATEEDAQQLLGASFGSLGPIDVTGDVEIIADNAVKAIVNGTCGANENGYHYMNVNVDRDFKPSQFADLRFIKEGDLSPDGEGTIQFAKGIEVGQVFKLGTYYSEKMGAQFLDENGKAKPMIMGCYGIGVSRTLAAIVEQFNDESGIVWPKAISPFSVHLIPINVKNDIQRELADKLYNELSKVGFDVLYDDRKERPGVKFADSDLIGIPYRVTVGKKAEEGIVELKYRETGETEEVSVSELANRLVN; the protein is encoded by the coding sequence ATGAAACAAAGTCAAATGCTCATTCCAACATTAAGGGACGTTCCTGCAGATGCAGAAATTAAAAGTCATCAGCTGTTGATTCGTGCTGGATACATTCGGAAAAATGCATCAGGGATTTATAGCTTTTTGCCATTAGGTAGAAAAGTATTACAAAAAGTCGAGGCAATCGTTCGTGAAGAAATGAATAAAATAGGTGCAAATGAAATGTTAATGCCTGTGTTACAAGATGCTGAACTTTGGCGTGAGAGTGGACGATGGGATAAATTTGGCCCTCAACTAATGCGTTTAAATGACCGTCATGATCGTGAATTTGCTCTAGGTGCGACACATGAAGAAGTGATCACATCTATTATTCGTGATGATGTGAACTCATATAAACGTTTACCTTTAGCACTTTATCAAATTCAAACAAAATATCGTGATGAAAAACGCCCTCGTTTTGGTTTACTTCGTGGACGAGAGTTCACAATGAAAGATGCTTATTCGTTCCATGCAACAAAAGAATCATTAGATGAAATGTACGAAAAAATGTATACAGCATACTCAAATGTGTTTGAACGATGTGGATTAAATTTCCGTCCTGTAATTGCTGATTCTGGAGCAATGGGGGGGAAAGATACACATGAATTTATGGCATTGTCCGATGTCGGAGAAGATACAATCGCATACTCAGATATTTCTTCATTTGCCGCTAATATTGAGATGGCACCTGTCCTAGATACATATGAAAAATCTACTGAAGAAGCAGAAGAAATGAAGAAAATTGCTACCCCAGATGCAAAAACAATTTCAGATGTCGCTAAACATTTAGGTATTGCTGAAGAAAATTGTATGAAGTCATTGCTATTTAAAGTAGATGAGCGTTTTGTACTCGTAATTGTTCGTGGTGACCATGAATTAAATGAAATTAAATTTAAACACCTTCTTGAAGCAGAAGCTGTGACGATGGCTACTGAAGAAGATGCACAACAATTATTAGGGGCTAGTTTTGGTTCTCTAGGTCCAATCGATGTAACTGGAGATGTAGAAATTATAGCAGACAATGCTGTTAAAGCAATTGTTAATGGGACATGTGGTGCAAATGAAAATGGCTATCATTATATGAACGTAAACGTAGATCGTGATTTTAAACCTTCTCAATTTGCTGATCTACGATTTATTAAAGAGGGTGACCTATCTCCAGATGGAGAAGGTACAATTCAATTTGCTAAAGGAATTGAAGTTGGACAAGTCTTCAAATTAGGTACTTATTATAGTGAGAAAATGGGTGCACAATTCCTAGATGAGAATGGGAAAGCGAAACCTATGATTATGGGCTGTTATGGTATTGGTGTCTCTCGAACATTAGCTGCGATTGTGGAGCAGTTCAATGATGAGAGTGGAATTGTATGGCCGAAAGCAATCTCACCATTTTCAGTACATCTTATTCCGATAAATGTGAAGAATGATATACAACGTGAACTTGCTGATAAATTATATAATGAGCTTTCAAAAGTAGGTTTTGATGTATTATATGATGACCGTAAAGAACGTCCAGGTGTAAAATTTGCCGATAGTGATTTAATTGGTATTCCTTATCGTGTTACAGTAGGTAAAAAGGCAGAAGAAGGAATAGTTGAATTAAAGTATCGTGAAACAGGAGAAACGGAAGAAGTATCTGTTTCAGAGTTGGCTAATCGACTTGTAAATTAA